In Neorhizobium galegae, the following proteins share a genomic window:
- a CDS encoding DUF6074 family protein: protein MTLLQFPADRRTADVKRCAEALLRLHGEQANHFWRSEMAGFAQALRAQGVAEDEISRQAGLFMHAVQMQLQGICIDDGTSAVAG from the coding sequence ATGACGCTGCTGCAATTCCCCGCCGATCGGCGCACCGCTGACGTTAAACGCTGCGCCGAGGCGCTTCTGCGGCTTCACGGCGAACAAGCGAACCACTTCTGGCGATCGGAGATGGCTGGCTTTGCGCAGGCTCTCAGAGCCCAGGGCGTAGCGGAGGATGAAATCTCCCGTCAGGCAGGTCTGTTCATGCATGCAGTCCAGATGCAGCTGCAGGGCATTTGCATCGACGACGGGACGAGCGCGGTGGCAGGTTGA